The genome window GTCGACAATCTTCGTGAAACGGTTCCAGGGTTTTGAATTCGCGCCAAGTGGGTGGAATGTTATTATGTAAATGGTATCCGCATTTCTTACACTTCTCCGTGAACAATTTGAGGAAGCTATGCAAATAGGTCTGAAAGAACAAGAAACATgtcttttaataaaaaaaagttgatgatACGGACAACTAGGGCGAGAGGCTTTGCTCTCGCCGAATTGGTTTAAAATTGGATCATAAGCGACGCTCTCTATCGTGGTCGATCCGCCTGTGTGAACCAGCAATTAGGCGCTAAAATGCATAGATATTGTTACAATTTGtgcaattgcaaaaaacataTGAAATGTTTTATGTATCACTCACCATGAACGATTTGACGCCCAATTCGGGGTAGAGGGGCGATTGAAAATTAAGCATGGCGGCATTGGCGTTCTCGGTGATGCGTTGAAATACTTGGTATTTGGAATCGCTCCACACATCCAAACTGCCATCAGGCTTggtggattcttcgttgaagCCCTTCACTACGACCCATTCAATCATGAGCCCTTTGAATATTagaatggccttcaaaatGCGGTCCAGCGTTACCTAGTAAGAGAAAACAATGAACATGAAGTTTTCTTGTGATATGAAAAGTGATAACTAAAAACGGTGGTTGAAATATGTTCCCAATAGAGACGGCCAAGAGTTTCATTTAAAAACTCCGTTTTTTGCACTAAAGCATGCACAACAACATGCAAAAAATATACCTTAAAacccaaatttgcataaagCGAACCAAAATGAACCAAACTAATAACATGAATGATCATAATAATAGtaacatgaaagaaatgacgCAGCCATTGAGAACAATTGGGGAGGCAACAAAGAGGCAAATGGCAGGTAAACAGAAGGGTGCACATCTCATTCATTTAAGCAAAGctaaatttcattccattattaTTCGATTGCGTTTGTGGGCTTCATTTATGTACATCCGGGTAACATCCTCCGTCATAAGCATTGGACAACAAATTGCCAACAAACTAGCTCATGAGCCCACGAATTGGCGCCTTTTTAGTGGCCGGTTTCTGGGATCCGTTGGAGGGCCTAGGGTGAACCTTCGCAGTAAGTGAAATCAGCCATCACACTGTACTTTTTCTGATAGGCAATGTCATTATCTGctatcaaattgattttttgtccGTGGGTGGAGTTGGCATCTTGAAGTTTGTTAAGAAAGGGCAAGACGGATAATCAAACCGTGTATCTCTCTCTTATTACGAACTTCTGACNNNNNNNNNNNNNNNNNNNNNNNNNNNNNNNNNNNNNNNNNNTAGAATTTGGTGTAAATGAAACGGAGGTCCACCCATGCGTTGAACATGTCCGGCTTGGTTATTCGTTTGCGTCTACATTCAGAGTTAAGGCACACGAGGAAATCCCAATCTGACCTATGTTTTCCAATAAGTGACATCGTGATCCATTTTGTCGATG of Tigriopus californicus strain San Diego unplaced genomic scaffold, Tcal_SD_v2.1 Contig105, whole genome shotgun sequence contains these proteins:
- the LOC131892524 gene encoding mediator of RNA polymerase II transcription subunit 27-like gives rise to the protein MIEWVVVKGFNEESTKPDGSLDVWSDSKYQVFQRITENANAAMLNFQSPLYPELGVKSFMTYLHSFLKLFTEKCKKCGYHLHNNIPPTWREFKTLEPFHEDCRP